The Candida dubliniensis CD36 chromosome 5, complete sequence genome has a window encoding:
- the FAS1 gene encoding fatty acid synthase subunit beta (ec 2.3.1.86) [includes: 3-hydroxypalmitoyl-[acyl-carrier-protein] dehydratase (ec 4.2.1.61); enoyl-[acyl-carrier-protein] reductase [nadh] (ec 1.3.1.9); [acyl-carrier-protein] acetyltransferase (ec 2.3.1.38); [acyl-carrier-protein] malonyltransferase (ec 2.3.1.39); s-acyl fatty acid synthase thioesterase (ec 3.1.2.14)] (catalyzes the formation of long-chain fatty acids from acetyl-CoA, malonyl-CoA and NADPH.) gives MSTHRPFQLNHGSIEHTLLVPNDLFFNYSQLKDEFIKTLPEPTEGFAGDDEPSSPAELYGKFIGFISNAQFPQIVELSLKDFESRFLDNNNDNIHSFAVKLLDDETYPTTIAKVKENIVKNYYKAVKSINKVESNLLYHCKHDAKLAAIFGGQGNTDDYFEELRELYTLYQGLIEDLLVCIAEKLNQLHPSFDKIYTQGLNILSWLKHPETTPDQDYLLSVPVSCPVICVIQLCHYTITCKVLGLTPGEFRNSLRWSTGHSQGLVTAVTIAASDSWDSFLKNSLTAVSLLLFIGSRCLSTYPRTSLPPTMLQDSLDNGEGRPSPMLSVRDLSIKQVEKFIEQTNSHLPKEKHIAISLINGARNLVLSGPPESLYGFNLNLRNQKAPMGLDQSRVPFSERKLKCSNRFLPIFAPFHSHLLADATELILDDVKEHGLVFEGLKIPVYDTFDGSDFQGIKEPIIDRVVKLITELPVHWEEATNHKATHILDFGPGGVSGLGVLTHRNKEGTGARIILAGTLDSNPIDDEYGFKHEIFQTSADKAIKWAPDWLKELRPTLVKNSEGKIYVKTKFSQLLGRAPLMVAGMTPTTVNTDIVSAALNAGYHIELAGGGYFSPVMMTKAIDEIVSRIKPGYGLGINLIYVNPFMLQWGIPLIKDLREKGYPIQSLTIGAGVPSIEVATEYIEDLGLTHLGLKPGSVDAISQVIAIAKAHPTFPIVMQWTGGRGGGHHSFEDFHQPIIQMYSKIRRCSNIILVAGSGFGSDEDTYPYLSGYWSEKFNYPPMPFDGVLFGSRVMTSKESHTSLAAKKLIVECKGVPDQQWEQTYKKPTGGIITVRSEMGEPIHKIATRGVMFWKELDDTIFNLPKNKLLEALNKKRDHIIKKLNNDFQKPWFGINANGVCDLQEMTYKEVANRLVELMYVKKSHRWIDVSLRNLYGDFLRRVEERFTSSTGTVSLLQNFNQLNEPEQFTVDFFAKFPQAGKQLISEEDCDHFLMLAARPAQKPVPFVPVLDERFEFFFKKDSLWQSEDLESVVDEDVQRTCILHGPVASQFTTKVDEPIGDILNSIHEGHIARLIKEEYSGDESKIPVVEYFGGKKAASASSGCVNVAKGKEVVYEIDSQLPGKQEWLDLLAGTELNWLQAFISTDRIVQGSKHVSNPLHNILTPVKHSKVTIDKETKKLTAFENIKGDLLPVVEIELIKPNTIQLSLIEHRTADSNPVALPFLYKYNPADGFAPILEIMEDRNERIKEFYWKLWFGSSVPYSNDINVEKAILGDEITISSKTISEFTHAIGNKCDAFVDRPGKATLAPMDFAIVIGWKAIIKAIFPKSVDGDLLKLVHLSNGYKMIPGAAPLKKGDVVSTKAEIKAVLNQPSGKLVEVVGTIYRENKPVMEVTSQFLYRGEYNDYCNTFQKVTETPVQVAFKSPKDLAVLRSKEWFHLEKDIEFDVLTFRCESTYKFKSANVYSSIKTTGQVLLELPTKEVIQVGSVDYEAGTSYGNPVTDYLSRNGKTIEESVIFENAIPLSSGEELTSKAPGTNEPYAIVSGDYNPIHVSRVFAAYAKLPGTITHGMYSSASIRALVEEWAANNVASRVRAFKCDFVGMVLPNDTLQTTMEHVGMINGRKIIKVETRNVETELPVLIGEAEIEQPTTTYVFTGQGSQEQGMGMELYNSSEVAREVWDKADRHFVNNYGFSILDIVQNNPNELTIHFGGAKGRAIRDNYIGMMFETIGEDGALKSEKIFKDIDETTTSYTFVSPTGLLSATQFTQPALTLMEKAAYEDIKSKGLIPSDIMFAGHSLGEYSALSSLANVMPIESLVDVVFYRGMTMQVAVPRDELGRSNYGMVAVNPSRVSATFDDSALRFVVDEVANKTKWLLEIVNYNVENQQYVAAGDLRALDTLTNVLNVLKINKIDIVKLQEQMSIDKVKEHLYEIVDEVAAKSLAKPQPIELERGFAVIPLKGISVPFHSSYLMSGVKPFQRFLCKKIPKSSVKPQDLIGKYIPNLTAKPFELTKEYFQSVYELTKSEKIKNILDNWEQYE, from the coding sequence ATGTCGACTCATAGAccttttcaattaaatcacGGTTCAATTGAACATACTTTATTGGTACCAAATGACTTATTTTTTAACTATTCACAATTAAAAGATGAATTTATAAAGACATTACCCGAGCCAACTGAAGGTTTTGCTGGTGATGACGAACCATCCAGTCCTGCTGAATTGTATGGTAAATTTATTGGGTTCATTAGTAATGCCCAATTCCCACAAATTGTCGAATTATCATTGAAAGATTTCGAATCGCGCTTTTTggacaacaacaatgacaATATTCATTCCTTTGCCGTTAAATTGTTAGACGACGAAACATACCCAACCACCATTGCTAAAGTCAAGGAAAATATTGTCAAGAATTACTACAAAGCTGTCAAGTCTATCAACAAAGTAGAATCCAACTTATTGTACCACTGCAAACATGATGCCAAGTTAGCTGCTATATTTGGTGGTCAAGGTAATACAGACGACTACTTTGAAGAATTGCGTGAATTGTACACCTTATACCAAGGTTTAATTGAAGATCTCCTTGTGTGCATTGCtgaaaaattgaaccaATTGCACCCATCATTTGACAAAATCTATACTCAAGGTTTGAACATCTTGTCGTGGTTGAAACATCCTGAAACTACCCCTGACCAGGATTATTTGTTATCGGTTCCAGTGAGTTGTCCAGTGATTTGTGTTATCCAATTGTGTCATTACACTATTACTTGCAAAGTTCTTGGTTTGACGCCAGGCGAATTTAGAAATTCCTTGAGATGGTCTACTGGTCATTCACAAGGTTTAGTTACCGCTGTCACTATTGCTGCATCCGATTCCTGGGATTCATTTTTAAAGAATTCATTGACAGCCGTGTCATTGTTGCTTTTCATTGGTTCTAGATGTTTGAGCACCTACCCAAGAACTTCATTGCCACCTACTATGTTGCAGGACTCATTGGATAACGGAGAAGGTAGACCATCTCCAATGTTGTCGGTTAGAGATTTGTCCATCAAacaagttgaaaaatttattgaacaaACCAACTCACATTTGCCTAAGGAAAAACACATTGCCATCAGTTTGATAAACGGTGCTAGAAACTTGGTTCTTTCGGGTCCACCAGAATCTCTTTATGGGTTCAACTTGAATTTAAGAAACCAAAAGGCACCAATGGGCTTAGACCAATCACGTGTCCCATTCAGTGAACGTAAGTTGAAATGCTCCAACAGATTCTTACCAATATTTGCTCCATTCCATTCCCATTTATTAGCTGACGCCACTGAGTTGATTTTGGATGATGTCAAGGAACATGGGTTGGTTTTTGAAGGATTAAAAATCCCAGTGTACGACACTTTTGACGGTTCGGACTTTCAAGGAATCAAGGAACCAATTATTGATCGTGTTGTCAAGTTGATTACTGAATTGCCAGTTCATTGGGAAGAGGCCACCAACCACAAGGCTACTCATATTTTAGATTTTGGCCCAGGTGGTGTTTCTGGATTGGGTGTTTTGACTCACAGAAATAAGGAGGGTACTGGTGCGAGAATTATTCTTGCTGGCACTCTTGACTCCAATCCTATTGATGATGAGTATGGTTTTAAACATGAAATTTTCCAAACTTCTGCTGACAAAGCCATTAAATGGGCACCAGATTGGTTGAAAGAGTTGAGACCAACTTTGGTTAAAAACTCAGAAGGCAAGATTTACGTGAAGACCAAGTTTTCGCAATTGTTAGGTAGAGCTCCTTTAATGGTTGCTGGTATGACTCCAACTACTGTCAACACCGATATTGTTAGTGCTGCTTTAAATGCTGGCTACCATATTGAATTAGCCGGTGGTGGTTATTTCTCTCCAGTTATGATGACCAAGGCAATTGACGAAATTGTTTCTAGAATCAAGCCAGGTTATGGTTTAGGGATCAACTTGATCTATGTTAACCCATTTATGTTGCAATGGGGTATTCCATTGATCAAAGATTTAAGAGAAAAAGGTTATCCAATTCAATCATTGACTATTGGTGCTGGTGTTCCATCTATTGAAGTTGCCACTGAATATATTGAAGACTTGGGATTGACGCATTTGGGCTTGAAACCAGGTTCAGTTGATGCCATTAGTCAAGTTATTGCTATTGCCAAGGCCCACCCAACATTCCCAATTGTTATGCAATGGACTGGTGGAAGAGGTGGTGGTCACCATTCATTTGAAGATTTCCATCAACCAATTATTCAGATGTACTCCAAGATCAGAAGATGTTCAAACATTATTTTAGTTGCTGGTTCAGGTTTTGGTTCAGACGAAGACACTTATCCATACTTGAGTGGTTACTGGTCTGAAAAATTCAACTATCCTCCAATGCCTTTTGATGGTGTTTTGTTTGGTTCAAGGGTGATGACATCGAAGGAATCTCACACTTCGTTGGCAGCtaagaaattgattgttgaaTGTAAAGGTGTTCCAGACCAACAATGGGAACAAACCTATAAGAAACCAACTGGTGGTATCATCACTGTTAGATCGGAAATGGGAGAACCTATTCATAAGATTGCCACTAGAGGTGTTATGTTCTGGAAGGAATTGGACGATACTATTTTCAACTTGCCAAAGAATAAGTTGTTAGAGGCCTTGAACAAGAAGAGAGATCATATCATTAAAAAGTTGAACAATGATTTCCAAAAGCCATGGTTTGGTATAAACGCCAATGGTGTTTGTGACTTGCAGGAAATGACTTACAAGGAAGTTGCCAATAGATTGGTTGAATTGATGTATGTTAAGAAGTCTCACAGATGGATTGATGTTTCGTTGAGAAACTTGTATGGTGACTTTTTAAGAAGAGTTGAAGAAAGATTTACCAGCAGTACCGGTACAGTTTCATTGTTGCAGAACTTTAACCAATTGAACGAACCAGAACAGTTTACTGTTGATTTCTTTGCAAAATTCCCTCAAGCAggtaaacaattgatttctgAAGAAGATTGTGATCACTTTTTGATGTTGGCTGCCAGACCAGCACAGAAACCAGTCCCATTTGTTCCGGTGTTGGATGAAAGATTTGagttctttttcaaaaaagatTCACTTTGGCAATCTGAAGATTTGGAAagtgttgttgatgaagatgttCAAAGAACCTGTATTTTGCATGGTCCTGTTGCTTCGCAATTTACTACCAAGGTAGATGAACCAATTGGTGATATTTTGAACTCAATACACGAAGGTCACATTGCCAGATTAATCAAAGAAGAATACTCTGGAGACGAATCCAAGATTCCTGttgttgaatattttggtggAAAGAAAGCCGCAAGTGCATCCAGTGGTTGTGTTAATGTCGCTAAAGGCAAAGAAGTTGTTTATGAGATTGACTCGCAGCTCCCAGGTAAACAAGAATGGTTAGATTTATTGGCTGGAACCGAGTTGAACTGGTTACAAGCATTTATTTCCACTGACAGAATTGTTCAAGGGTCTAAACACGTTTCTAACCCATTGCATAATATCTTGACTCCTGTTAAACATTCCAAGGTTACCATTGACAAGGAAACCAAGAAGTTGACTGCTTTTGAAAACATTAAAGGTGACTTGTTGCcagttgttgaaattgagtTGATCAAGCCAAACACCATCCAATTGTCTTTAATTGAACATAGAACTGCCGATTCTAACCCTGTGGCATTACCATTTTTGTACAAGTACAACCCAGCCGATGGGTTTGCACCAATTTTGGAAATCATGGAAGATAGAAACGAGAGAATCAAAGAATTTTACTGGAAGTTGTGGTTTGGATCTTCTGTTCCATACTCTAACGATATTAATGTTGAAAAAGCTATTTTGGGAGATGAAATTACCATTTCAAGCAAGACTATTAGTGAATTCACTCATGCAATTGGTAACAAGTGTGATGCATTTGTTGACAGGCCTGGTAAGGCTACTTTAGCACCAATGGATTTTGctattgttattggatGGAAGGCTATCATTAAGGCTATTTTCCCCAAGAGTGTTGATGGTGACTTGTTGAAGTTGGTTCATTTATCCAACGGTTACAAGATGATTCCAGGTGCTGCTCCGTTAAAGAAAGGCGATGTTGTTTCTACCAAGGCTGAAATCAAAGCAGTTTTGAACCAACCAAGTGGGAAATTGGTTGAGGTTGTTGGTACCATTTATCGTGAAAACAAACCGGTTATGGAAGTTACTTCTCAATTCTTGTACCGTGGTGAATACAATGACTACTGCAACACGTTCCAAAAAGTTACTGAAACCCCTGTTCAAGTTGCCTTCAAGTCCCCAAAGGATCTTGCTGTGTTAAGGTCTAAGGAATGGTTCCATTTGGAAAAAGATATCGAGTTTGATGTTTTGACCTTTAGATGTGAATCCACTTACAAGTTCAAGTCTGCTAACGTTTATTCGTCAATTAAAACAACTGGACAAGTGCTTTTAGAATTACCTACCAAAGAAGTTATTCAAGTTGGTTCTGTTGATTATGAAGCTGGTACCTCATATGGTAACCCAGTTACCGACTACTTGTCTAGAAATGGTAAGACCATTGAAGAATCGgttatttttgaaaatgcCATTCCTTTGTCTTCTGGTGAAGAGTTGACTTCGAAAGCTCCTGGTACCAACGAACCTTATGCTATTGTTTCTGGTGATTACAATCCTATTCACGTTTCAAGAGTTTTTGCTGCCTATGCCAAGTTACCAGGTACCATCACCCATGGGATGTACTCGTCTGCTTCGATCAGAGCATTGGTTGAAGAATGGGCTGCTAATAATGTTGCATCAAGAGTTAGAGCATTCAAGTGTGATTTCGTTGGTATGGTATTACCAAATGATACTTTGCAGACTACTATGGAACATGTTGGTATGATCAACGGACGTAAGATCATCAAGGTTGAAACGAGAAATGTCGAAACCGAGCTTCCTGTTTTGATTGGTGAAGCTGAAATTGAACAACCAACTACAACTTATGTTTTCACTGGTCAAGGTTCTCAAGAACAAGGTATGGGTATGGAGTTGTACAATTCTTCTGAAGTTGCTCGTGAAGTGTGGGATAAGGCTGACAGACATTTTGTCAACAATTATGGTTTCTCTATTTTGGATATTGTTCAAAACAATCCAAATGAATTAACTATCCATTTTGGCGGTGCTAAAGGTAGAGCTATCAGAGATAACTATATTGGTATGATGTTTGAAACCATTGGTGAAGATGGTGCTTTGAAATCAGAAAAGATTTTCAAggatattgatgaaactACTACTTCCTACACATTTGTTTCTCCAACTGGTTTGTTGTCAGCCACTCAATTTACTCAACCGGCTTTGACTTTAATGGAAAAGGCTGCTTATGAAGATATCAAGTCCAAGGGGTTGATTCCATCTGATATTATGTTTGCTGGTCACTCTCTTGGTGAGTATTCTGCTTTATCGTCATTGGCTAATGTCATGCCTATTGAGTCTTTGGTGGATGTTGTGTTTTACAGAGGTATGACTATGCAAGTTGCTGTTCCAAGAGATGAATTGGGTAGATCCAACTATGGTATGGTGGCTGTCAACCCAAGCAGAGTTAGCGCTACATTTGACGATAGTGCATTGagatttgttgttgatgaagttgCTAACAAGACCAAATGGTTATTGGAGATTGTTAACTACAATGTTGAGAATCAACAGTATGTTGCTGCTGGTGACTTGAGAGCATTGGATACTTTGACCAACGTTTTGAATGTGTTGAAGATTAACAAGATTGATATTGTCAAGTTACAAGAACAGATGAGCATTGACAAGGTTAAGGAACACTTGTATGAGATTGTTGACGAAGTTGCTGCCAAGTCTTTGGCCAAACCACAACCTATTGAATTGGAAAGAGGATTTGCTGTTATTCCATTGAAGGGTATTTCTGTTCCATTCCATTCGTCATACTTGATGTCAGGAGTCAAACCATTCCAAAGATTCTTGTGTAAGAAGATTCCAAAATCATCAGTCAAGCCTCAAGATTTGATTGGCAAATACATACCTAACTTGACTGCTAAACCATTTGAGTTGACTAAAGAATACTTCCAATCAGTATACGAATTGACCAAATCGGAAAAGATCAAGAATATTTTAGACAATTGGGAACAATAcgaataa
- a CDS encoding bromodomain-containing transcription factor, putative (Similar to S. cerevisiae BDF2;~In S. cerevisiae: protein involved in transcription initiation at TATA-containing promoters; associates with the basal transcription factor TFIID; contains two bromodomains; corresponds to the C-terminal region of mammalian TAF1), which translates to MSETFPETNTPVQTPSTESFVNKMNADDKTIGNNVFSQDSDSNQQSSHQEPLSPPNPSPTPEKRQLDDEIDSNTEPESKKQKVEEESNVGQTALESGSPINEDQEIATNNGISEDAAQEKPQEEAPQEKPQEDAPQEKPQDAPQETPQDVPQENPHESEEPDIKEIDPPKPPVFTEPAPKPPQEPDMNNLPEHPLPPHQAKFVLNTIKAVKRNREAVPFLHPVDTVKLNVPFYYNYIPRPMDLSTIERKINLKAYENVSQVVDDFNLMVKNCKKFNGEAAGISKMAMNIQAQFEKLMVKVPPKELPVGTNAAEAASAATSPNTNKRKATTESSSSHHHQHRDSVAAARPKRTIHPPKSKELPYETKPKNKKVAAELRFCNQTIKELMSKKHYNYNFPFLAPVDTVALNIPNYNEIVKHPMDLGTIQSKLANNEYENADDFEKDVRLVFKNCYLFNPEGTDVNMMGHRLEAVFDKKWASKPVPEPTPQNSDVSDRDYSSEEEDNVEISEAMLSEIPAIQVMENQIIRMRKELDELKKEHLKRLREQQAARKKKKQQKGKRRASKAKHAKDSHHHHQVQAPPEPPKLTPPQPVVTYEMKKQVSEMVPNLSDKKLNALIKIIQDDVQISNDDEVELDMDQLEDRTVLKLYDFLFGDKALKNSAGKKKKPIANNNLDELAHLRSQLALFDEGVNGQQGSGNGFMNVVNQEESSEDEASSESSEEE; encoded by the coding sequence ATGTCTGAAACATTTCCCGAAACTAACACTCCTGTACAAACTCCATCTACTGAAAGTTTTGTTAACAAGATGAATGCTGATGACAAAACTATTGGCAATAATGTTTTCTCTCAAGATAGCGATAGTAATCAACAAAGTTCACACCAAGAACCGCTTTCACCTCCTAATCCATCTCCTACTCCTGAGAAGAGACAATTAGACGATGAGATAGATAGCAACACTGAGCCAGAGAGTAAGAAACAAAAGGTGGAAGAAGAATCTAATGTTGGTCAAACTGCCCTTGAAAGTGGATCGCCAATAAATGAAGATCAGGAAATTGCTACAAATAATGGTATTTCTGAAGACGCAGCACAAGAAAAACCTCAAGAGGAAGCACCGCAAGAGAAACCTCAAGAAGATGCACCACAAGAGAAACCCCAAGATGCACCACAAGAGACGCCTCAAGACGTACCACAGGAAAACCCTCACGAAAGTGAGGAACCAgatattaaagaaattgatccACCAAAGCCACCAGTCTTTACAGAACCTGCACCGAAACCACCTCAAGAACCAGATATGAACAATTTACCAGAACAtccactaccaccacaCCAAGCCAAGTTTGTGTTAAATACCATCAAGGCTGTGAAGAGAAATAGAGAAGCAGTTCCATTTTTGCATCCAGTCGACACTGTCAAATTGAATGTCCCATTCTACTACAATTATATTCCCAGACCAATGGATTTGTCTACTATTGAGCGTAAGATCAACTTGAAGGCATACGAGAATGTTTCACAAGTTGTTGATGACTTTAACCTTATGGTGAAGAATTGTAAGAAATTCAATGGAGAAGCAGCTGGTATATCGAAAATGGCGATGAATATTCAAGCACAATTTGAAAAGCTTATGGTCAAGGTGCCACCGAAAGAATTGCCAGTAGGAACTAACGCTGCTGAAGCTGCCTCTGCTGCTACTTCACCCAATACAAACAAGAGAAAAGCCACTACAGAATCTTCATCCCtgcatcatcatcaacaccGAGATTCAGTAGCTGCTGCCAGACCAAAGAGAACTATCCATCCACCtaaatcaaaagaattgCCATACGAGACCAAGccaaagaacaaaaaagttGCAGCAGAATTAAGGTTCTGTAATCAGACAATAAAAGAGCTTATGTCTAAAAAGCATTACAATTATAACTTTCCGTTTTTGGCACCCGTAGATACAGTCGCTTTGAATATACCTAACTACAATGAAATAGTGAAGCATCCAATGGATTTAGGAACTATTCAGTCCAAGTTAGCAAACAACGAGTATGAAAATGCCGATGATTTTGAGAAAGATGTGAGATTGGTGTTTAAAAACTGTTACCTTTTCAACCCTGAAGGCACTGATGTTAATATGATGGGACACCGATTGGAGGCTGTGTTTGACAAGAAATGGGCAAGCAAACCGGTTCCTGAACCAACTCCACAGAATTCAGATGTTAGTGACCGGGATTATAGTAGTGAAGAGGAAGACAATGTTGAAATTAGCGAAGCCATGCTTTCAGAAATCCCTGCAATCCAAGTTATGGAGAACCAGATTATCAGAATGAGAAAAGAATTGGacgaattgaaaaaagagcATTTGAAGAGATTGAGAGAGCAACAAGCTGCcagaaagaagaagaaacaacaaaaggGTAAGCGAAGAGCCTCTAAGGCAAAACATGCAAAGGAcagtcatcatcatcatcaagtACAAGCACCACCAGAACCACCAAAATTGACTCCACCTCAGCCAGTGGTTACTTATGAGATGAAAAAGCAAGTTTCAGAAATGGTTCCTAATTTGTCAgacaagaaattaaatgCATTGATCAAGATAATTCAGGATGACGTTCAAATCAGTAACGATGACGAAGTAGAATTAGACATGGACCAATTGGAGGATCGTACAGTATTAAAGTTGTACGACTTTTTGTTTGGTGACAAagcattgaaaaattctgctggcaagaagaagaagccTATTGCAAATAACAATTTGGATGAGCTAGCACATTTGAGAAGCCAGCTTGCGTTGTTTGATGAAGGGGTAAATGGTCAACAAGGGTCTGGTAATGGATTTATGAATGTTGTGAACCAAGAAGAGTCTTCTGAAGATGAGGCATCGTCAGAAAGttcagaagaagaataa
- a CDS encoding E3 ubiquitin-protein ligase, putative (Similar to S. cerevisiae BRE1;~In S. cerevisiae: E3 ubiquitin ligase for Rad6p, required for the ubiquitination of histone H2B, recruitment of Rad6p to promoter chromatin and subsequent methylation of histone H3 (on K4 and K79)) has product MGVDNEKKRSTSDSSASPRAKRSKPMQELSESGPLTQADVVYFQKEAIWRQMIQYKQQMMSMRSELIRLQRESDASKHIVCVLTGWYEQILALFDELNSEETSDLLLAITKNDDERLELIRKKLSNLISSKVTFDSDKYEKVCGELALLSRQNEQILEEKRSLCAKIDELESKIIELNKEYERAQSKTLRRLDSQRHIKTEEDEKSNTKEENPQPNGHHKENDKNAQVDSEELDHLKCELDKLKTANQLLVQQVEELTKENQSLIQKSLNLDNKLHNLEESDLEDNIYYKKIVKNNQSLQEQIGKLTKLNSSNVSRLNDLERQQNDLKSVIEGEIIEENEKLKSQLHESENNLVRIRTTRDELLSKNNILTSQLQDQKTNESLVELNNVLSNRVELLTEERLEAIVGTPGDAKLEDLSQQELIHKIGQLNNEIKEVELAFKQTREITLKKLTSSIDQENLTKKLTIEKNKADQKYFSAMRVKDSLTNENKLLKIQIAKSQDLIKNLNDLEKKYLNKIDLLSNQLVDFRIIKENSLAENSKLHDELKTLTIAQGALQQEVERVNNKLESTLKENTDLQDSNKKRDLELVKLQKQLQSTENILQKYKTNNTNSLLQEDEQQLEALRSIAKCSVCSKNWKDTAITVCGHVFCSKCTQERLAARLRRCPSCNRGFSANDLLSIHL; this is encoded by the coding sequence ATGGGTGTTGATAACGAAAAGAAAAGGTCTACTTCAGATTCTTCAGCTTCACCGCGTGCCAAAAGGCTGAAACCAATGCAGGAGTTGAGTGAGTCAGGACCATTGACTCAGGCAGACGTAGTCTATTTCCAAAAGGAAGCTATTTGGAGACAGATGATACAATACAAGCAACAGATGATGTCTATGCGTCTGGAGTTAATAAGATTACAACGAGAATCAGATGCTCTGAAGCATATTGTTTGTGTATTGACTGGATGGTACGAGCAGATACTTGCTCTTTTTGATGAACTAAACAGTGAAGAAACGAGcgatttattattagctATTACAAAAAACGATGATGAACGACTTGAATTAATTCGAAAGAAGTTATCGAACTTAATTTCGAGTAAAGTGACATTTGATTCCGACAAGTACGAGAAGGTGTGTGGAGAGTTGGCTCTTCTTTCTCGCCAAAACGAACAGATTCTAGAAGAAAAGCGTTCACTTTGTGCAAAAATCGACGAATTAGAGTCCAAAATAATTGAGTTGAACAAAGAGTATGAGAGAGCTCAGTCAAAGACGTTAAGGAGGTTGGATTCACAAAGACACATCAAAACCGAGGAGGATGAGAAATCAAACACCAAAGAAGAGAACCCACAACCAAACGGACATCACAAGGAAAATGACAAGAATGCCCAAGTGGATTCTGAAGAACTAGATCATCTTAAATGTGAAttggataaattgaaaacagcTAACCAACTTCTTGTGCAACAAGTGGAAGAACTTACTAAAGAGAACCAATCTTTAATTCAAAAGTCATTGAATTTGGACAATAAGCTACACAATTTGGAAGAGTCGGATTTGGAAGACAATATCTactacaaaaaaattgtcaaaaacaatcaatcatTGCAAGAACAAATTGGTAAACTCACCAAACTTAACTCAAGTAATGTATCACGCTTAAATGATTTGGAAAGACAACAAAACGATTTAAAGTCTGTCATCGAAGGTGAAATAATCGAAGAAAAcgaaaaattgaaactgcAGCTACATGAAAGCGAAAACAATTTGGTGAGAATCAGAACCACTCGTGACGAGTTGTTGTCTAAAAACAACATTTTAACCAGTCAATTGCAAGATCAGAAGACAAACGAGTCTTTAGTGGAGCTAAACAATGTTCTTTCCAATAGGGTTGAGCTATTGACAGAGGAGAGATTAGAAGCCATTGTTGGCACACCTGGTGATGCTAAACTTGAAGATTTATCtcaacaagaattgattcACAAGATTGGCCAATTGAATAACGAAATTAAAGAAGTCGAGTTGGCtttcaaacaaacaagaGAAATCACATTGAAAAAGTTGACTAGCTCGATTGATCAAGAAAACTTGACAAAAAAACTAACCATTGAGAAGAATAAAGCCGaccaaaaatatttttctgCCATGAGAGTGAAGGATTCATTAACGAATGAAAACAAGTTGTTGAAGATTCAAATTGCTAAATCAcaagatttaattaaaaacctcaatgatttggaaaagaaatatttgaataaaattgatcTTTTAAGCAATCAGTTGGTTGATTTTAGGATTATCAAGGAAAACTCACTAGCAGAAAACTCGAAGTTACATGATGAATTGAAGACTTTGACTATTGCCCAGGGTGCGTTACAACAAGAAGTCGAAAGAGTAAACAACAAGTTGGAATCTACTTTGAAAGAGAATACTGATTTGCAGGACTCAAATAAGAAACGAGATCTTGAATTGGTCAAGCTTCAGAAGCAATTGCAAAGCACCGAGAACATCTTACAgaaatacaaaacaaacaataccAATTCACTTTTACAAGAAGATGAGCAGCAGCTAGAGGCTTTAAGATCAATAGCCAAGTGTTCAGTATGTTCAAAGAATTGGAAGGACACAGCAATCACAGTTTGTGGTCATGTATTTTGTTCCAAATGTACACAGGAAAGGTTGGCTGCCAGATTGAGAAGGTGTCCCAGTTGCAATCGAGGATTTTCTGCTAACGACTTGTTATCAATTCACTTGTAA